A single region of the Streptomyces sp. NBC_00236 genome encodes:
- a CDS encoding TraR/DksA family transcriptional regulator, giving the protein MVAKKTSDANAGTGPEDAAARTTGAAKAANKTTRKTAKKAVKKAAAKKTAAKKSAAGKTTAKKSAAGKTTAEKASNKAADAATGAAEAAEQTGAHTVVAKKSAARTRPAGRSTAPVPPARAAATAPGELAVRPGEDPWTPEEVAAARTELTGEITRLRNELEASGLALAGLMRDSGDGAGDDEADTGTKNITREHEMSLAANAQEMLEQTERALARLDAGTYGLCEICGNPIGKARMQAFPRATLCVEDKQKQERRG; this is encoded by the coding sequence ATGGTGGCGAAGAAGACGTCCGACGCGAACGCGGGGACCGGGCCGGAGGACGCGGCGGCGAGGACCACCGGGGCCGCGAAGGCCGCGAACAAGACCACGAGGAAGACGGCCAAGAAGGCGGTCAAGAAAGCGGCGGCCAAGAAGACCGCAGCGAAGAAGAGCGCGGCCGGGAAGACCACGGCGAAGAAGAGCGCGGCCGGGAAGACCACGGCCGAGAAGGCTTCGAACAAGGCCGCCGACGCGGCCACGGGGGCGGCCGAGGCCGCCGAGCAGACGGGAGCCCACACGGTGGTAGCCAAGAAGAGCGCGGCCAGGACCCGGCCGGCCGGCCGGAGCACCGCACCCGTGCCTCCGGCACGGGCCGCGGCGACGGCGCCGGGAGAGCTGGCCGTACGGCCGGGAGAGGACCCCTGGACGCCGGAGGAGGTCGCGGCCGCGCGCACCGAGCTCACCGGCGAGATCACCCGGCTGCGCAACGAGCTGGAGGCTTCGGGCCTGGCGCTGGCCGGGCTGATGCGGGACTCGGGCGACGGGGCGGGTGACGACGAGGCGGACACCGGCACCAAGAACATCACCCGCGAGCACGAGATGTCCCTCGCGGCCAACGCCCAGGAGATGCTGGAACAGACCGAACGGGCACTGGCCCGGCTCGACGCGGGCACGTACGGACTCTGCGAGATCTGCGGCAATCCGATCGGCAAGGCGCGGATGCAGGCGTTCCCCCGGGCCACCCTCTGTGTCGAGGACAAACAGAAGCAGGAGCGACGCGGCTGA
- the lspA gene encoding signal peptidase II: MAEAERIIGTPDIPEAEGHEGAEPEQADGSVSPQAAEPDGQDAGDAEDGEATVDRSPATRRRRIILLFCVAVLAYLLDLGSKMLVVAKLEHQEPIEIFGDWLRLDAIRNAGAAFGLGEAFTIIFTIIAATVIVVIARLARKLYSLPWAIALGLLLGGALGNLTDRIFRAPGVFEGAVVDFIAPAHFAVFNLADSAIVCGGILIVLLSFKGLDPDGTVHKD; the protein is encoded by the coding sequence GTGGCAGAGGCGGAGCGCATCATCGGTACGCCGGACATCCCTGAGGCTGAGGGACACGAAGGAGCCGAGCCGGAGCAGGCTGACGGGAGCGTGTCCCCGCAGGCCGCCGAGCCGGACGGACAGGACGCCGGGGACGCCGAGGACGGGGAAGCGACGGTCGACCGGTCGCCGGCCACACGCCGGCGCCGGATCATCCTGCTCTTCTGCGTCGCCGTCCTCGCCTACCTGCTCGACCTGGGCAGCAAGATGCTCGTGGTGGCGAAGCTGGAGCACCAGGAGCCGATCGAGATCTTCGGCGACTGGCTCAGGCTCGACGCGATCCGGAACGCGGGCGCCGCGTTCGGGCTCGGCGAGGCCTTCACGATCATCTTCACCATCATCGCGGCGACCGTCATCGTGGTGATCGCCCGGCTCGCGCGCAAGCTGTACAGCCTGCCGTGGGCGATCGCGCTCGGTCTGCTGCTCGGCGGGGCGCTCGGCAACCTCACCGACCGTATCTTTCGCGCGCCCGGCGTCTTCGAGGGCGCTGTGGTGGACTTCATCGCCCCCGCGCACTTCGCCGTCTTCAACCTGGCGGACTCCGCGATCGTCTGCGGAGGCATCCTGATCGTGCTGCTGTCCTTCAAGGGCCTGGACCCCGACGGCACCGTGCACAAGGACTAG